A genomic stretch from Rubripirellula reticaptiva includes:
- a CDS encoding cytochrome c family protein, which yields MSNRNITTVSAVTFTLASLVLNCPVTLAVTTLDSSHPVSSAAAPLDPITVMGNESCVKCHAAEIQVWKTTPHNRTFEELHRRPEAKAIATKLGLQSIKNEGRCVACHYTEQSQAGGDPHVIAGVSCESCHGGAKNWLDLHQDYGGEGITRLSESPEHRQARILKSVAAGMRNPANVYSVAQSCLRCHTTADEQLVNVGGHSAGSLEFEFVSWSQGTIRHNFVRSDGKTNDVSDTDRLRVMFVAGMIAELESSLRATAVATEKATYGVTVAKRGARAGARLKSVAAKVESPKLDEILAVFGSVTLKLNNRDDLIQAADKISVLGYQFAETVDGSTFGSLDSFIPSSDRYK from the coding sequence ATGTCGAACCGAAATATCACAACTGTTTCCGCCGTCACCTTTACATTGGCGTCATTGGTTCTCAATTGCCCAGTGACGCTGGCGGTAACGACGCTTGATTCATCGCATCCTGTGTCGAGTGCTGCTGCGCCACTTGATCCCATCACCGTGATGGGCAACGAAAGTTGTGTGAAGTGCCACGCGGCCGAGATTCAGGTTTGGAAAACCACGCCACACAATCGGACGTTCGAAGAATTGCATCGCCGACCCGAAGCGAAAGCGATTGCCACAAAACTGGGACTGCAATCGATCAAGAACGAAGGACGCTGCGTCGCATGTCACTATACCGAGCAATCCCAAGCCGGCGGTGATCCTCATGTGATCGCTGGCGTGTCGTGCGAGTCATGCCACGGCGGCGCAAAGAATTGGCTTGACCTGCACCAGGACTATGGCGGCGAAGGGATCACTCGACTGAGCGAATCACCGGAACACCGCCAAGCTCGAATCTTGAAAAGCGTTGCTGCTGGAATGCGAAATCCTGCCAACGTGTACTCGGTCGCACAAAGTTGCTTGCGTTGTCATACGACGGCCGACGAGCAACTGGTCAATGTCGGCGGGCATTCTGCGGGCAGCTTGGAATTCGAATTCGTCTCGTGGAGTCAGGGAACGATTCGTCACAACTTCGTCCGCTCGGATGGAAAAACGAATGACGTTAGCGATACCGATCGCCTCCGCGTGATGTTTGTTGCTGGCATGATCGCGGAACTCGAATCAAGTCTGCGGGCAACGGCGGTTGCCACTGAAAAGGCGACGTACGGAGTCACGGTTGCCAAGCGAGGTGCTCGGGCTGGCGCTCGACTGAAGAGCGTCGCCGCGAAGGTCGAATCGCCGAAGCTCGATGAAATTCTCGCCGTGTTTGGTTCGGTCACATTGAAACTGAACAATCGTGACGATCTGATCCAGGCAGCCGACAAGATTTCCGTTCTTGGTTATCAGTTTGCTGAGACCGTCGATGGATCCACGTTTGGATCGCTCGATTCATTCATCCCATCAAGTGACCGCTACAAGTAA
- a CDS encoding secretin N-terminal domain-containing protein, translating into MFPLILPIPIRILFPVVAIFVAVSGSTFSRLFGDEVTVTGPDGTTRTIQVPAGVKVPGGRPSSKPSKPSESGDEGDDKSGDDKSDDEKKKDDKDAGPKVIRRDATLDEKADASEFGVMVGDDGKVAFEFRNQPWVDLVEWLADISELPLDWLELPGDRVNMRSPGRYTVIETRDLFNRYLLARGYTLLEIDGGLTVAKTESINPAIVPRVEPDSLGTLPMHSFVRTSLDVGWLSAEKLTEELKPMISSNGRLTALTTTNRIEAMDAAVNLRQVAELLARELNSDSRESLAPEFKLRYLPAEEAKEMLEQFLGVEKKKATPLTPQQIQMMQQQRGQNQGAPPAEKKEEISIVANTRQNSVIIRAPADRIAIATEFLRRIDVQREDMMSLADVQTRVQVFRLSSLDPEKLIEIVSEMNVLEPTTRVRVDDDNNALIVSGSAADRFIISSLLERLDGTGRKFEVLPLRRLDPAEVAESIAFLMGQKDEDEKQSSRRSSYYYGYYGGGNDEEKKEKDEFRVSANIRYRQILLWANEREMEEVRSLLVKLGELPPPGGNSQTVRIMEASATPETYEYLQRLRQQWSRISSNPLELPDEDSFVDPNERADVQDDEESELESGVSDSEDDDEMDADKTDNKKQFDEDDSVAWDDVEARQGLSGQQQLAVFHQEGDDEATAEPTEQQSDVIRSSKDFDRLFGEKKSAPTAAKKKPASELAAIRIELDANGNLVLVSPDTEALDKLENLMLQVAPPKRPYRVFHIVHASAYWMRLNLEDYFKDLEEEDDSDADQFYRYFWGSNDDKKDKGPSGLGKGNKLRFIDDIDTNTLVVSSASSEQLQTITELIELWDIAEPVSKKKARFTSLVQIQFGKADKIAETVKEAYRDLLSSNDKTFAGGKGGNAGGGGGGGKEEVTKSREGSGSELQNSESGRDGGGADFSFKGKLSLGVDTIGNTILVSAEGEPLLELVTEMIDQLDEAAKPQGEVQIVELSGGINGERLQAALKALGAETTQTAGQGRNRNRESAKGDGEPSR; encoded by the coding sequence GTGTTTCCATTGATCTTGCCCATTCCAATTCGCATTCTTTTCCCGGTCGTCGCGATCTTTGTCGCGGTCTCGGGATCGACCTTTTCGCGATTGTTCGGCGACGAAGTCACCGTGACCGGACCGGACGGAACGACAAGAACGATCCAGGTTCCTGCTGGCGTGAAGGTGCCGGGTGGGCGGCCTAGTAGCAAGCCAAGCAAACCCAGCGAATCGGGTGATGAAGGCGACGACAAATCAGGCGATGACAAGTCAGACGACGAAAAGAAGAAAGACGATAAGGACGCCGGTCCCAAAGTCATTCGCCGTGACGCCACGCTCGACGAGAAGGCCGACGCCAGCGAATTTGGTGTGATGGTCGGCGACGATGGCAAAGTCGCCTTTGAGTTTCGCAATCAACCGTGGGTCGACTTGGTCGAATGGTTGGCCGACATTTCTGAATTGCCATTGGATTGGTTGGAACTGCCAGGCGATCGAGTCAACATGCGGTCGCCAGGACGTTATACCGTGATCGAGACACGGGATCTGTTCAATCGGTATCTGCTGGCGCGAGGTTACACACTGCTTGAAATCGACGGAGGGCTAACCGTCGCCAAAACGGAAAGCATCAATCCAGCGATCGTGCCACGCGTTGAACCCGATTCGCTGGGCACGCTTCCGATGCATTCATTTGTTCGCACGTCTTTGGACGTCGGTTGGTTGTCCGCCGAGAAGTTGACCGAAGAACTGAAGCCGATGATCAGCAGCAACGGTCGATTGACGGCGCTGACAACAACCAATCGCATCGAAGCGATGGACGCGGCGGTGAACTTGCGTCAAGTCGCCGAACTGCTTGCTCGCGAACTCAACAGTGATTCACGCGAGTCGCTTGCGCCTGAGTTCAAGCTGCGGTACCTGCCGGCCGAAGAGGCCAAGGAAATGCTGGAGCAGTTCTTGGGGGTTGAAAAGAAGAAGGCAACACCGCTGACGCCACAGCAAATCCAAATGATGCAGCAGCAACGCGGCCAAAACCAGGGAGCGCCGCCAGCAGAGAAGAAAGAGGAAATCTCGATCGTCGCCAATACGCGACAGAACTCGGTCATCATCCGTGCGCCGGCCGACCGCATCGCGATCGCGACGGAGTTCCTGCGGCGAATCGACGTGCAACGCGAGGACATGATGTCGCTAGCCGATGTGCAGACGCGGGTTCAGGTGTTTCGGTTGTCGTCGCTTGACCCCGAAAAATTGATCGAGATCGTTAGCGAGATGAATGTCTTGGAACCAACCACGCGAGTTCGTGTGGACGATGACAACAATGCGTTGATCGTATCCGGTTCGGCGGCTGATCGATTCATCATCTCGTCGCTATTAGAGCGACTGGACGGAACCGGACGTAAATTCGAAGTCTTGCCTTTGCGGCGTCTTGATCCCGCCGAAGTCGCCGAGTCGATCGCGTTCTTGATGGGCCAAAAAGACGAGGACGAAAAACAGAGTAGCCGTCGCTCGTCGTACTACTACGGTTACTATGGCGGCGGCAACGATGAGGAAAAAAAGGAGAAAGACGAGTTCCGCGTGTCGGCAAACATCCGTTACCGCCAGATTTTGCTTTGGGCCAACGAACGCGAAATGGAAGAAGTGCGATCGCTGTTGGTCAAGCTTGGCGAGTTGCCGCCGCCGGGCGGAAATTCGCAGACTGTACGGATCATGGAAGCGTCGGCCACGCCGGAAACGTATGAGTACTTGCAGCGTTTGCGGCAACAGTGGAGTCGCATTTCATCGAACCCGCTTGAACTACCCGATGAAGACAGTTTCGTTGATCCGAATGAACGAGCCGATGTTCAGGACGACGAAGAAAGTGAATTGGAATCCGGCGTGTCGGATTCTGAAGACGACGACGAGATGGATGCCGATAAAACGGATAACAAAAAACAGTTTGACGAAGATGATTCGGTCGCGTGGGATGACGTAGAGGCTCGACAGGGTTTGTCTGGGCAACAACAGTTGGCTGTTTTTCATCAAGAAGGTGACGATGAAGCAACTGCCGAGCCGACGGAACAACAGTCGGATGTGATTCGATCATCGAAGGACTTTGATCGTTTGTTTGGTGAAAAGAAGTCGGCACCGACTGCGGCCAAAAAGAAGCCGGCATCGGAACTGGCAGCCATTCGTATCGAGCTGGACGCAAACGGAAATTTGGTGTTGGTCAGCCCCGATACCGAAGCGCTCGACAAGCTCGAAAACTTGATGTTGCAGGTCGCGCCACCGAAACGCCCGTACCGCGTCTTCCATATCGTTCACGCTTCGGCGTACTGGATGCGGTTGAATCTGGAAGACTATTTCAAGGACCTGGAAGAGGAAGATGATTCGGACGCCGACCAGTTCTATCGATACTTTTGGGGCAGCAATGACGATAAGAAAGACAAAGGTCCGTCTGGTTTAGGGAAAGGCAACAAGCTTCGTTTTATCGACGACATTGATACCAACACGCTCGTTGTCAGTAGCGCCAGCAGCGAGCAACTGCAAACGATCACCGAACTGATTGAATTGTGGGACATTGCCGAGCCGGTCAGTAAAAAGAAGGCTCGCTTCACAAGTTTGGTTCAGATCCAGTTTGGCAAAGCGGACAAGATCGCTGAAACCGTCAAAGAGGCGTACCGCGATTTGCTTAGCAGTAATGACAAGACGTTCGCGGGTGGCAAGGGCGGAAACGCGGGTGGTGGTGGCGGTGGCGGAAAAGAAGAAGTCACGAAAAGCCGCGAAGGTTCCGGCAGCGAACTGCAGAACTCCGAGAGCGGCCGTGATGGCGGCGGTGCTGATTTTTCGTTCAAGGGAAAGTTGTCGCTGGGTGTCGACACGATCGGAAATACGATCTTGGTTAGCGCCGAAGGTGAGCCGTTGTTAGAGTTGGTGACCGAAATGATTGATCAGCTTGATGAAGCCGCGAAACCGCAGGGGGAGGTCCAAATCGTCGAACTCTCGGGTGGTATCAACGGTGAACGATTGCAGGCTGCGTTGAAAGCGCTTGGTGCCGAAACTACCCAAACTGCGGGACAAGGCCGGAATCGCAATCGTGAGTCAGCGAAAGGCGATGGCGAACCGTCTCGATGA